One window of Quercus robur chromosome 12, dhQueRobu3.1, whole genome shotgun sequence genomic DNA carries:
- the LOC126710440 gene encoding bifunctional protein FolD 2-like isoform X1, giving the protein MSDHKANIIDGKAIAQTIRNEIASEVHYLSNKHGKVPGLAVVIVGNRKDSQSYVSMKRKACAEVGFKSFDIDLPEQVSAADLVAKVHELNANPDVHGILVQLPLPKHINEERVLTEISIEKDVDGFHPLNIGKLAMKGREPLFHPCTPKGCLELLSRSGITIKGKKVVVVGRSNIVGLPVSLLLLKADATVTIVHSHSQDPERIIREADIIIAAAGKAMMVKGSWIKPGAAVIDVGTNAIDDPSKKSGYRLVGDVDFQEACKVAGWITPVPGGVGPMTVAMLLKNTLEGAKRVIEP; this is encoded by the exons ATGTCGGATCACAAGGCCAATATTATCGACGGCAAAGCCATCGCTCAAACCATCCGCAATGAAATCGCCTCTGAAGTCCACTATCTCTCAAACAAACACGGCAAG GTCCCGGGGCTGGCTGTAGTGATCGTGGGCAACAGGAAGGATTCTCAAAGCTATGTGAGTATGAAGAGAAAGGCATGTGCCGAAGTTGGGTTTAAGTCATTTGACATAGACCTTCCAGAGCAAGTTTCTGCAGCTGATTTGGTCGCTAAGGTTCATGAGTTAAATGCAAATCCTGATGTACATG GCATATTGGTTCAACTTCCATTGCCGAAGCATATAAATGAAGAGAGAGTTCTGACTGAAATCAGCATTGAGAAGGATGTAGATGGCTTTCATCCACTAAACATTGGCAAGCTTGCAATGAAAGGCAGAGAACCCTTGTTCCATCCTTGCACCCCCAAG GGGTGTCTTGAACTTCTGTCACGAAGTGGTATAACTATAAAGGGGAAAAAGGTAGTCGTGGTGGGTCGAAGTAACATTGTTGGACTGCCAGTTTCACTGCTGCTTCTGAAAGCAGATGCTACAGTTACCATAGTCCATTCACATTCTCAAGATCCTGAAAGAATAATTCGTGAAGCAGACATCATTATTGCAGCAGCAGGGAAGGCAATGATG GTCAAAGGCAGTTGGATCAAACCGGGTGCTGCAGTTATTGATGTTGGCACAAATGCAATCGATGACCCGAGTAAGAAGTCAGGGTATAGGCTAGTTGGAGATGTTGATTTCCAGGAAGCATGTAAGGTAGCCGGATGGATAACTCCTGTTCCAGGTGGTGTGGGTCCAATGACTGTTGCAATGCTATTGAAGAATACTTTGGAAGGTGCTAAGCGTGTAATTGAACCTTAA
- the LOC126710438 gene encoding desiccation-related protein PCC13-62-like has product MLHSCKYRDHVKMASAFFFIAFVFLITLKLSPVNGAPNCGPIVADDTDQIQFALNLEFLEAEFFLNGALGHGLDSIEPSYAQGGPPPIGATKANLDPLVRQIFEEFAYQEVGHLRAIITRVGGIPRPLLDLSPQNFAKIFDEAAGFKLNPPFDPYLNTVNYLLATYVIPYVGLVGYVGTIPNLSKKSSLSLVASLLGVEAGQDAVIRTLLYERAEEKVLPYDITVAQFTGYISRLRNNLAMCGIKDEGIIVPLYLGAENLTDSNILSANTDSVSYARTPPEILRIVYGTGNEHVPGGFYPHGGGGNIARSFLKKA; this is encoded by the exons ATGCTTCACTCATGCAAGTATAGAGATCACGTAAAAATGGCCAGTGCTTTCTTTTTCATTGCCTTTGTCTTTCTTATTACATTGAAACTCAGCCCTGTCAATGGTGCTCCCAATTGTGGACCAATTGTAGCTGATGATACTGATCAGATTCAGTTTGCTCTTAACCTTGAATTCCTTGAAGCGGAGTTTTTCTTAAATGGTGCACTTGGTCATGGACTTGACAGCATAGAGCCATCTTATGCTCAGGGCGGTCCACCTCCAATTGGTGCTACCAAGGCCAATCTTGACCCTCTAGTTCGTCAGATCTTTGAGGAATTTGCTTATCAAGAAGTTGGTCATCTCAG GGCTATTATTACAAGAGTAGGTGGAATTCCCAGGCCGCTGTTGGATCTCAGCCCTCAGAATTTTGCTAAAATATTTGATGAAGCAGCTGGTTTCAAATTGAACCCTCCATTTGACCCTTACTTGAACACAGTGAACTATCTCTTAGCAACCTATGTTATCCCTTATGTAGGACTAGTGGGTTATGTTGGCACCATTCCAAACCTTTCCAAAAAAAGTTCTCTAAGT ttggTTGCATCGCTTTTGGGCGTGGAGGCTGGACAAGATGCAGTGATACGAACATTACTCTATGAGAGAGCCGAAGAAAAGGTGTTGCCATATGACATAACTGTGGCACAGTTCACAGGCTATATCTCTCGTCTTAGGAACAATTTGGCCATGTGTGGTATCAAAGATGAAGGCATTATAGTACCTCTATACCTTGGTGCAGAGAATCTTACGGACAGCAACATACTCTCAGCTAATACAGATTCTGTTTCATATGCTAGGACACCACCTGAGATCTTAAGGATAGTGTATGGAACTGGAAATGAACACGTACCAGGTGGGTTTTATCCTCATGGTGGAGGTGGTAACATTGCAAGGAGCTTTCTCAAGAAAGCTTGA
- the LOC126709869 gene encoding uncharacterized protein LOC126709869, which translates to MRNRRRPRVAAADLTGQLDSPYLLTDLTGQQQPPILHKLHGTYLLLRYIARVASLPNFYGQNAYESGQIDEWLEYAPVFSLGPAFDKIYVMVVVGAANEPHFESEAEKFVKYTMTCR; encoded by the exons ATGCGAAATCGACGGCGGCCACGTGTAGCAGCCGCCGATCTCACCGGACAACTGGACAGCCCCTACCTCCTCACTGATCTCACCGGACAGCAGCAGCCGCCGATCTT GCATAAATTACATGGAACATATTTGCTTCTTCGCTATATTGCTCGTGTTGCTAGCCTTCCCAATTTCTATGGACAGAATGCATATGAATCTGGCcag ATTGATGAGTGGCTGGAATATGCTCCCGTCTTTTCATTGGGTCCTGCATTTgacaaaatttatgtgatggTAGTAGTTGGAGCAGCCAATGAGCCGCACTTTGAGAGTGAAGCAGAAAAATTTGTAAAGTATACCATGACTTGCAGATGA
- the LOC126710439 gene encoding desiccation-related protein PCC13-62-like produces the protein MASAFFFIAFVFLITLKLSPVNGAPNCGPIVADDTDRIQFALNLEFLEAEFFLNGALGHGLDSIEPSYAQGGPPPIGATKANLDPLVRQIFEEFGYQEVGHLRAIITRVGGIPRPLLDLSPQNFAKIFDEAAGFKLSPPFDPYLNTVNYLLATYVIPYVGLVGYVGTIPNLSKKSSLSLVASLLGVEAGQDAVIRTLLYERAEEKVLPYDITVAQFTDYISRLRNNLAMCGIKDEGIIVPPYLGAENRTDSNILSANTDSVSYARTPPEILRIVYGTGNEHVPGGFYPHGGGGNIARSFLKKA, from the exons ATGGCTAGTGCTTTCTTTTTCATTGCCTTTGTCTTTCTTATTACTTTGAAACTCAGCCCTGTCAATGGTGCTCCCAATTGTGGACCAATTGTAGCCGATGATACTGATCGGATTCAGTTTGCTCTTAACCTTGAATTCCTTGAAGCAGAGTTTTTCTTAAATGGTGCACTTGGTCATGGACTTGACAGCATAGAGCCATCTTATGCTCAGGGCGGTCCACCTCCAATTGGTGCTACCAAGGCCAATCTTGACCCTCTAGTTCGTCAGATCTTTGAGGAATTTGGTTATCAAGAAGTTGGTCATCTCAG GGCTATTATTACAAGAGTAGGTGGAATTCCCAGGCCGCTGTTGGATCTCAGCCCTCAGAATTTTGCTAAAATATTTGATGAAGCAGCTGGTTTCAAATTGAGCCCTCCATTTGACCCTTACTTGAACACAGTGAACTATCTCTTAGCAACCTATGTTATCCCTTATGTAGGACTAGTGGGTTATGTTGGCACCATTCCAAACCTTTCCAAAAAAAGTTCTCTAAGT ttggTTGCATCGCTTTTAGGCGTGGAGGCTGGACAAGATGCAGTGATACGAACATTACTCTATGAGAGAGCCGAAGAAAAGGTGTTGCCATATGACATAACTGTGGCACAGTTCACAGACTATATCTCTCGTCTTAGGAACAATTTGGCCATGTGTGGTATCAAAGATGAAGGCATTATAGTACCTCCATACCTTGGTGCAGAGAATCGTACGGACAGCAACATACTCTCAGCTAATACAGATTCTGTTTCATATGCTAGGACACCACCTGAGATCTTAAGGATAGTGTATGGAACTGGAAATGAACACGTACCAGGTGGGTTTTATCCTCATGGTGGAGGTGGTAACATTGCAAGGAGCTTTCTCAAGAAAGCTTGA
- the LOC126708151 gene encoding desiccation-related protein PCC13-62-like, producing MGEPDCESIPAPANEADRIQFALNLELLKAEFFLNGAVGQGLNTIDPSLAQRGPPRIGTKKANLDPVVDHIIKEFSFQAVDNIRSLEEQLMQLMIIEQLMISETHGECAVIQTQLYEKANKKVLPYNMTVAEFTDRISKLRNMLSKRGTNDEGIIVPIFPGAYNQVNTNIIPVNHTWSLPEILRILYRTGSQHIPAGFFPRGGGGNIAKCCLNKA from the exons ATGGGTGAGCCCGACTGTGAATCAATTCCAGCTCCAGCTAATGAGGCTGATCGGATTCAATTTGCACTAAACCTAGAACTGTTGAAAGCTGAGTTTTTCTTGAATGGTGCAGTTGGTCAAGGGCTCAACACCATTGATCCATCTTTAGCCCAACGTGGTCCACCTCGCATTGGCACTAAGAAGGCGAATCTTGACCCTGTTGTTGATCATATAATTAAGGAATTCAGTTTCCAAGCAGTCGATAATATCAG GTCATTGGAGGAGCAATTGATGCAATTAATGATAATTGAGCAATTAATGATAAGTGAGACGCATGGAGAGTGTGCGGTTATACAAACACAACTCTATGAGAAAGCCAATAAAAAGGTGCTACCATATAACATGACAGTGGCCGAGTTCACTGACCGTATCTCTAAGCTTAGGAACATGTTATCCAAGAGAGGTACCAATGATGAAGGCATAATTGTACCTATATTTCCTGGTGCGTACAACCAAGTAAATACAAACATCATACCAGTAAACCATACTTGGAGTCTACCTGAGATTTTAAGGATACTTTATAGGACTGGTAGTCAGCACATTCCTGCTGGCTTTTTCCCTAGAGGTGGAGGTGGAAATATTGCAAAGTGCTGTCTTAACAAAGCTTAA
- the LOC126710440 gene encoding bifunctional protein FolD 2-like isoform X2, whose product MKSPLKSTISQTNTARYVPGLAVVIVGNRKDSQSYVSMKRKACAEVGFKSFDIDLPEQVSAADLVAKVHELNANPDVHGILVQLPLPKHINEERVLTEISIEKDVDGFHPLNIGKLAMKGREPLFHPCTPKGCLELLSRSGITIKGKKVVVVGRSNIVGLPVSLLLLKADATVTIVHSHSQDPERIIREADIIIAAAGKAMMVKGSWIKPGAAVIDVGTNAIDDPSKKSGYRLVGDVDFQEACKVAGWITPVPGGVGPMTVAMLLKNTLEGAKRVIEP is encoded by the exons ATGAAATCGCCTCTGAAGTCCACTATCTCTCAAACAAACACGGCAAGGTAT GTCCCGGGGCTGGCTGTAGTGATCGTGGGCAACAGGAAGGATTCTCAAAGCTATGTGAGTATGAAGAGAAAGGCATGTGCCGAAGTTGGGTTTAAGTCATTTGACATAGACCTTCCAGAGCAAGTTTCTGCAGCTGATTTGGTCGCTAAGGTTCATGAGTTAAATGCAAATCCTGATGTACATG GCATATTGGTTCAACTTCCATTGCCGAAGCATATAAATGAAGAGAGAGTTCTGACTGAAATCAGCATTGAGAAGGATGTAGATGGCTTTCATCCACTAAACATTGGCAAGCTTGCAATGAAAGGCAGAGAACCCTTGTTCCATCCTTGCACCCCCAAG GGGTGTCTTGAACTTCTGTCACGAAGTGGTATAACTATAAAGGGGAAAAAGGTAGTCGTGGTGGGTCGAAGTAACATTGTTGGACTGCCAGTTTCACTGCTGCTTCTGAAAGCAGATGCTACAGTTACCATAGTCCATTCACATTCTCAAGATCCTGAAAGAATAATTCGTGAAGCAGACATCATTATTGCAGCAGCAGGGAAGGCAATGATG GTCAAAGGCAGTTGGATCAAACCGGGTGCTGCAGTTATTGATGTTGGCACAAATGCAATCGATGACCCGAGTAAGAAGTCAGGGTATAGGCTAGTTGGAGATGTTGATTTCCAGGAAGCATGTAAGGTAGCCGGATGGATAACTCCTGTTCCAGGTGGTGTGGGTCCAATGACTGTTGCAATGCTATTGAAGAATACTTTGGAAGGTGCTAAGCGTGTAATTGAACCTTAA